Proteins from one Epinephelus moara isolate mb chromosome 1, YSFRI_EMoa_1.0, whole genome shotgun sequence genomic window:
- the LOC126390838 gene encoding kinesin-like protein KIF23 isoform X2: MQRPNKGKTPRRPGPKKASNIDKDPVGVYCRIRPLGAEDEECCVEMISSSTIQLHAPDGLKANRNGEYKETQYSFKKVFGINTTQMELFEDVAKPLIEDLIHCKNGLLFTYGVTGSGKTFTMTGSPGEGGLLPRSLDMLFNSIGPFQAKRFVFKPDEKNGMEIQDQVDALLERQKRDSQQSVPKTPSSRQRPDPEFADMISTEEACKSENVDEDCCYSVFVSYIEIYNNYIYDLLEDAPFDPIRPKAPQSKILREDQNHNMYVAGCTEVEVKSTEEAFEVFWKGQKKRRIANTELNRESSRSHSVFTVKLAQAPLDADGDHILQDKNQVNVSQLCLVDLAGSERTSRTRAEGNRLREAGNINQSLMTLRTCMEVLRENQMCGTNKMVPYRDSKVTHLFKNYFDGEGKVRMIVCVNPKADDYDETMLVMRFAEMTQEVEVARPVDRPICGLAAGRRHRNRAFKDELSRRLEERGGPSNADDPALLSQLIESLPAMPRCELVDPADDQTLSRLIEVLERRQRVRNMMTEQFNKTANTLKSMLQQFDSQLSAKDTFLHDQRSKLSERDRVIMSQKAELERLEKKSKTLEYKIDILQKTTGMYEQDKRSLQQELETREQRLQRELSERRRMEHRMQGMVTDTKLKWEKECERRVNAKQLEMQNKLWVKDEKLKQLKAIVTESSSGGGVFPTERPEKPERPSRERDRNYGQKRSASPSPLPTAPPVHPTHRRSHSAGGEKWVDHKPASNLDLDTVMQPIIPNAIKVSTPNEKALSKCHKYVLRHQELASDGEIETKLIKGNVFKTRGGGQAVQFTDIETLKQECAAASSRKRRSGSGEGPAHMEDVENRAPVANTSTVLGYPKRRKP; encoded by the exons atgcaGAGACCAAA CAAAGGAAAGACTCCTCGGAGGCCTGGCCCCAAAAAGGCATCCAACATAGACAAAGATCCTGTTGGA GTATACTGCCGTATACGTCCACTTGGAGCAGAAGATGAGGAATGTTGTGTTGAAATGATCAGCAGCTCCACTATCCAGCTACACGCTCCTGATGGCCTCAAAGCCAACCGCAATGGAGAATACAAAGAG ACACAGTACTcctttaaaaaagtatttggtATTAATACCACTCAAATGGAGCTGTTTGAGGATGTTGCCAAGCCCCTGATAGAGGACCTTATTCATTGTAAGAATG GACTGCTATTTACATATGGTGTTACTGGAAGTGGTAAGACCTTCACCATGACCGGCTCACCTGGGGAAGGTGGACTCCTCCCTCGTTCTCTGGATATGCTCTTCAACAGCATCGGCCCCTTTCAGGCCAAAAGATTT GTGTTTAAACCAGATGAAAAAAATGGGATGGAGATCCAGGATCAAGTTGATGCTCTCCTGGAGAGACAGAAGCGAGACAGTCAGCAGTCTGTGCCCAAAACGCCGTCCTCCAG GCAGAGGCCGGACCCAGAGTTTGCAGATATGATCAGCACAGAGGAGGCATGTAAATCTGAGAATGTGGACGAAGACTGCTGTTACAGCGTTTTTGTGTCCTACATTGAGATCTACAACAACTACATCTATGATCTCCTTGAAGATGCTCCATTTGACCCGATCAGACCAAA AGCGCCTCAATCTAAGATTCTCCGTGAAGATCAGAATCATAACATGTACGTGGCTGGCTGCACAGAAGTTGAGGTCAAATCTACAGAGGAGGCTTTTGAAGTCTTTTGGAAGG ggcaaaagaaaaggagaatagccaacactgaactgaaccgtgAATCCAGTCGTTCCCACAGTGTGTTCACAGTAAAGTTGGCCCAGGCACCACTGGACGCTGATGGTGACCACATTCTACAG GATAAAAACCAGGTGAATGTGAGTCAGCTGTGTCTGGTTGACCTGGCAGGCAGCGAGCGCACCAGCAGAACCAGAGCAGAAGGAAACCGCCTCCGTGAAGCAG GCAATATTAACCAGTCCTTGATGACACTGCGCACATGCATGGAGGTCCTGCGTGAAAACCAGATGTGTGGAACTAATAAG ATGGTGCCTTACAGGGACTCTAAAGTTACACATCTGTTTAAAAACTACTTTGATGGAGAAGGGAAAGTCAGGATGATCGTGTGTGTCAACCCAAAGGCTGATGATTACGACGAAACCATG ctggTGATGCGCTTCGCAGAGATGACCCAGGAGGTGGAAGTGGCACGACCGGTTGACCGGCCAATCTGTGGCCTTGCTGCTGGGCGCAGACACAGAAACCGGGCCTTCAAGGATGAGCTGTCACGCCGTCTGGAAGAGCGAGGAGGTCCCAGTAACGCTG ATGACCCGGCTCTACTGAGTCAGCTCATTGAAAGCCTCCCAGCCATGCCTCGTTGTGAGCTGGTGGACCCAGCTGATGATCAGACGTTGTCCCGCCTGATTGAGGTCCTGGAGAGGAGGCAGCGTGTCCGTAATATGATGACAGAGCAGTTCAACAAAACTG cCAACACACTGAAGTCCATGCTTCAGCAGTTTGACAGTCAGCTCAGTGCAAAGGACACGTTCCTCCATGATCAACGGAGCAAACTGAGCGAGAGGGACAGAGTCATCATGAGCCAGAAGGCGGAGCTAGAACGATTAGAgaaaaaatccaaaacactggAATACAAG ATTGATATCCTGCAGAAGACAACAGGCATGTATGAGCAGGACAAACGTTCACTTCAGCAGGAGCTGGAGACGCGGGAGCAGCGGCTACAGAGAGAGCTGTCAGAGAGGAGGCGCATGGAGCATCGCATGCAGGGCATGGTGACAGACACCAAACTCAAGTGGGAGAAGGAGTGT GAGAGGAGAGTGAACGCCAAGCAGCTGGAGATGCAGAACAAGTTGTGGGTGAAGGATGAAAAGTTGAAGCAGCTCAAGGCCATCGTGACGGagagcagcagcggcggcggcgTGTTTCCCACTGAGCGTCCAGAGAAGCCTGAGAGACCTTCGAGGGAGCGAGACCGCAACTATGGCCAGAAGAGATCTGCCTCACCATCGCCACTTCCT ACGGCCCCTCCGGTTCATCCAACGCACAGGCGCTCACACTCTGCGGGTGGGGAGAAATGGGTAGACCACAAACCAGCTTCTAATTTGGATCTAGACACTGTCATGCAGCCAATCATACCCAATGCAATCAAGGTGTCGACCCCGAACGAGAAAGCTCTGTCTAAATGTCACAAGTATGTACTTAGACATCAAGAGCTTGCCTCAGACGGGGAGATCGAGACCAAATTGATCAAG gGCAATGTGTTTAAGACCAGAGGCGGAGGACAAGCTGTTCAGTTCACTGACATTGAGACACTAAAACAAGAGTGTGCAGCAGCATCAAG
- the LOC126390838 gene encoding kinesin-like protein KIF23 isoform X3 yields the protein MQRPNKGKTPRRPGPKKASNIDKDPVGVYCRIRPLGAEDEECCVEMISSSTIQLHAPDGLKANRNGEYKETQYSFKKVFGINTTQMELFEDVAKPLIEDLIHCKNGLLFTYGVTGSGKTFTMTGSPGEGGLLPRSLDMLFNSIGPFQAKRFVFKPDEKNGMEIQDQVDALLERQKRDSQQSVPKTPSSRQRPDPEFADMISTEEACKSENVDEDCCYSVFVSYIEIYNNYIYDLLEDAPFDPIRPKAPQSKILREDQNHNMYVAGCTEVEVKSTEEAFEVFWKGQKKRRIANTELNRESSRSHSVFTVKLAQAPLDADGDHILQDKNQVNVSQLCLVDLAGSERTSRTRAEGNRLREAGNINQSLMTLRTCMEVLRENQMCGTNKMVPYRDSKVTHLFKNYFDGEGKVRMIVCVNPKADDYDETMLVMRFAEMTQEVEVARPVDRPICGLAAGRRHRNRAFKDELSRRLEERGGPSNADDPALLSQLIESLPAMPRCELVDPADDQTLSRLIEVLERRQRVRNMMTEQFNKTANTLKSMLQQFDSQLSAKDTFLHDQRSKLSERDRVIMSQKAELERLEKKSKTLEYKIDILQKTTGMYEQDKRSLQQELETREQRLQRELSERRRMEHRMQGMVTDTKLKWEKECERRVNAKQLEMQNKLWVKDEKLKQLKAIVTESSSGGGVFPTERPEKPERPSRERDRNYGQKRSASPSPLPGNVFKTRGGGQAVQFTDIETLKQECAAASSRKRRSGSGEGPAHMEDVENRAPVANTSTVLGYPKRRKP from the exons atgcaGAGACCAAA CAAAGGAAAGACTCCTCGGAGGCCTGGCCCCAAAAAGGCATCCAACATAGACAAAGATCCTGTTGGA GTATACTGCCGTATACGTCCACTTGGAGCAGAAGATGAGGAATGTTGTGTTGAAATGATCAGCAGCTCCACTATCCAGCTACACGCTCCTGATGGCCTCAAAGCCAACCGCAATGGAGAATACAAAGAG ACACAGTACTcctttaaaaaagtatttggtATTAATACCACTCAAATGGAGCTGTTTGAGGATGTTGCCAAGCCCCTGATAGAGGACCTTATTCATTGTAAGAATG GACTGCTATTTACATATGGTGTTACTGGAAGTGGTAAGACCTTCACCATGACCGGCTCACCTGGGGAAGGTGGACTCCTCCCTCGTTCTCTGGATATGCTCTTCAACAGCATCGGCCCCTTTCAGGCCAAAAGATTT GTGTTTAAACCAGATGAAAAAAATGGGATGGAGATCCAGGATCAAGTTGATGCTCTCCTGGAGAGACAGAAGCGAGACAGTCAGCAGTCTGTGCCCAAAACGCCGTCCTCCAG GCAGAGGCCGGACCCAGAGTTTGCAGATATGATCAGCACAGAGGAGGCATGTAAATCTGAGAATGTGGACGAAGACTGCTGTTACAGCGTTTTTGTGTCCTACATTGAGATCTACAACAACTACATCTATGATCTCCTTGAAGATGCTCCATTTGACCCGATCAGACCAAA AGCGCCTCAATCTAAGATTCTCCGTGAAGATCAGAATCATAACATGTACGTGGCTGGCTGCACAGAAGTTGAGGTCAAATCTACAGAGGAGGCTTTTGAAGTCTTTTGGAAGG ggcaaaagaaaaggagaatagccaacactgaactgaaccgtgAATCCAGTCGTTCCCACAGTGTGTTCACAGTAAAGTTGGCCCAGGCACCACTGGACGCTGATGGTGACCACATTCTACAG GATAAAAACCAGGTGAATGTGAGTCAGCTGTGTCTGGTTGACCTGGCAGGCAGCGAGCGCACCAGCAGAACCAGAGCAGAAGGAAACCGCCTCCGTGAAGCAG GCAATATTAACCAGTCCTTGATGACACTGCGCACATGCATGGAGGTCCTGCGTGAAAACCAGATGTGTGGAACTAATAAG ATGGTGCCTTACAGGGACTCTAAAGTTACACATCTGTTTAAAAACTACTTTGATGGAGAAGGGAAAGTCAGGATGATCGTGTGTGTCAACCCAAAGGCTGATGATTACGACGAAACCATG ctggTGATGCGCTTCGCAGAGATGACCCAGGAGGTGGAAGTGGCACGACCGGTTGACCGGCCAATCTGTGGCCTTGCTGCTGGGCGCAGACACAGAAACCGGGCCTTCAAGGATGAGCTGTCACGCCGTCTGGAAGAGCGAGGAGGTCCCAGTAACGCTG ATGACCCGGCTCTACTGAGTCAGCTCATTGAAAGCCTCCCAGCCATGCCTCGTTGTGAGCTGGTGGACCCAGCTGATGATCAGACGTTGTCCCGCCTGATTGAGGTCCTGGAGAGGAGGCAGCGTGTCCGTAATATGATGACAGAGCAGTTCAACAAAACTG cCAACACACTGAAGTCCATGCTTCAGCAGTTTGACAGTCAGCTCAGTGCAAAGGACACGTTCCTCCATGATCAACGGAGCAAACTGAGCGAGAGGGACAGAGTCATCATGAGCCAGAAGGCGGAGCTAGAACGATTAGAgaaaaaatccaaaacactggAATACAAG ATTGATATCCTGCAGAAGACAACAGGCATGTATGAGCAGGACAAACGTTCACTTCAGCAGGAGCTGGAGACGCGGGAGCAGCGGCTACAGAGAGAGCTGTCAGAGAGGAGGCGCATGGAGCATCGCATGCAGGGCATGGTGACAGACACCAAACTCAAGTGGGAGAAGGAGTGT GAGAGGAGAGTGAACGCCAAGCAGCTGGAGATGCAGAACAAGTTGTGGGTGAAGGATGAAAAGTTGAAGCAGCTCAAGGCCATCGTGACGGagagcagcagcggcggcggcgTGTTTCCCACTGAGCGTCCAGAGAAGCCTGAGAGACCTTCGAGGGAGCGAGACCGCAACTATGGCCAGAAGAGATCTGCCTCACCATCGCCACTTCCT gGCAATGTGTTTAAGACCAGAGGCGGAGGACAAGCTGTTCAGTTCACTGACATTGAGACACTAAAACAAGAGTGTGCAGCAGCATCAAG
- the LOC126390838 gene encoding kinesin-like protein KIF23 isoform X1, whose translation MQRPNKGKTPRRPGPKKASNIDKDPVGVYCRIRPLGAEDEECCVEMISSSTIQLHAPDGLKANRNGEYKETQYSFKKVFGINTTQMELFEDVAKPLIEDLIHCKNGLLFTYGVTGSGKTFTMTGSPGEGGLLPRSLDMLFNSIGPFQAKRFVFKPDEKNGMEIQDQVDALLERQKRDSQQSVPKTPSSRQRPDPEFADMISTEEACKSENVDEDCCYSVFVSYIEIYNNYIYDLLEDAPFDPIRPKAPQSKILREDQNHNMYVAGCTEVEVKSTEEAFEVFWKGQKKRRIANTELNRESSRSHSVFTVKLAQAPLDADGDHILQDKNQVNVSQLCLVDLAGSERTSRTRAEGNRLREAGNINQSLMTLRTCMEVLRENQMCGTNKMVPYRDSKVTHLFKNYFDGEGKVRMIVCVNPKADDYDETMLVMRFAEMTQEVEVARPVDRPICGLAAGRRHRNRAFKDELSRRLEERGGPSNADDPALLSQLIESLPAMPRCELVDPADDQTLSRLIEVLERRQRVRNMMTEQFNKTANTLKSMLQQFDSQLSAKDTFLHDQRSKLSERDRVIMSQKAELERLEKKSKTLEYKIDILQKTTGMYEQDKRSLQQELETREQRLQRELSERRRMEHRMQGMVTDTKLKWEKECERRVNAKQLEMQNKLWVKDEKLKQLKAIVTESSSGGGVFPTERPEKPERPSRERDRNYGQKRSASPSPLPDCSQTPTHHNRANVRAVKDAYPTSTTSSSSSSSSAFPSVASCISNWEQRLPVDSSSQARHPGTPQYRSRTPASGLITSSVGRRRGQRWVAETEAPATTLVNGLNLEAGTRTAPPVHPTHRRSHSAGGEKWVDHKPASNLDLDTVMQPIIPNAIKVSTPNEKALSKCHKYVLRHQELASDGEIETKLIKGNVFKTRGGGQAVQFTDIETLKQECAAASSRKRRSGSGEGPAHMEDVENRAPVANTSTVLGYPKRRKP comes from the exons atgcaGAGACCAAA CAAAGGAAAGACTCCTCGGAGGCCTGGCCCCAAAAAGGCATCCAACATAGACAAAGATCCTGTTGGA GTATACTGCCGTATACGTCCACTTGGAGCAGAAGATGAGGAATGTTGTGTTGAAATGATCAGCAGCTCCACTATCCAGCTACACGCTCCTGATGGCCTCAAAGCCAACCGCAATGGAGAATACAAAGAG ACACAGTACTcctttaaaaaagtatttggtATTAATACCACTCAAATGGAGCTGTTTGAGGATGTTGCCAAGCCCCTGATAGAGGACCTTATTCATTGTAAGAATG GACTGCTATTTACATATGGTGTTACTGGAAGTGGTAAGACCTTCACCATGACCGGCTCACCTGGGGAAGGTGGACTCCTCCCTCGTTCTCTGGATATGCTCTTCAACAGCATCGGCCCCTTTCAGGCCAAAAGATTT GTGTTTAAACCAGATGAAAAAAATGGGATGGAGATCCAGGATCAAGTTGATGCTCTCCTGGAGAGACAGAAGCGAGACAGTCAGCAGTCTGTGCCCAAAACGCCGTCCTCCAG GCAGAGGCCGGACCCAGAGTTTGCAGATATGATCAGCACAGAGGAGGCATGTAAATCTGAGAATGTGGACGAAGACTGCTGTTACAGCGTTTTTGTGTCCTACATTGAGATCTACAACAACTACATCTATGATCTCCTTGAAGATGCTCCATTTGACCCGATCAGACCAAA AGCGCCTCAATCTAAGATTCTCCGTGAAGATCAGAATCATAACATGTACGTGGCTGGCTGCACAGAAGTTGAGGTCAAATCTACAGAGGAGGCTTTTGAAGTCTTTTGGAAGG ggcaaaagaaaaggagaatagccaacactgaactgaaccgtgAATCCAGTCGTTCCCACAGTGTGTTCACAGTAAAGTTGGCCCAGGCACCACTGGACGCTGATGGTGACCACATTCTACAG GATAAAAACCAGGTGAATGTGAGTCAGCTGTGTCTGGTTGACCTGGCAGGCAGCGAGCGCACCAGCAGAACCAGAGCAGAAGGAAACCGCCTCCGTGAAGCAG GCAATATTAACCAGTCCTTGATGACACTGCGCACATGCATGGAGGTCCTGCGTGAAAACCAGATGTGTGGAACTAATAAG ATGGTGCCTTACAGGGACTCTAAAGTTACACATCTGTTTAAAAACTACTTTGATGGAGAAGGGAAAGTCAGGATGATCGTGTGTGTCAACCCAAAGGCTGATGATTACGACGAAACCATG ctggTGATGCGCTTCGCAGAGATGACCCAGGAGGTGGAAGTGGCACGACCGGTTGACCGGCCAATCTGTGGCCTTGCTGCTGGGCGCAGACACAGAAACCGGGCCTTCAAGGATGAGCTGTCACGCCGTCTGGAAGAGCGAGGAGGTCCCAGTAACGCTG ATGACCCGGCTCTACTGAGTCAGCTCATTGAAAGCCTCCCAGCCATGCCTCGTTGTGAGCTGGTGGACCCAGCTGATGATCAGACGTTGTCCCGCCTGATTGAGGTCCTGGAGAGGAGGCAGCGTGTCCGTAATATGATGACAGAGCAGTTCAACAAAACTG cCAACACACTGAAGTCCATGCTTCAGCAGTTTGACAGTCAGCTCAGTGCAAAGGACACGTTCCTCCATGATCAACGGAGCAAACTGAGCGAGAGGGACAGAGTCATCATGAGCCAGAAGGCGGAGCTAGAACGATTAGAgaaaaaatccaaaacactggAATACAAG ATTGATATCCTGCAGAAGACAACAGGCATGTATGAGCAGGACAAACGTTCACTTCAGCAGGAGCTGGAGACGCGGGAGCAGCGGCTACAGAGAGAGCTGTCAGAGAGGAGGCGCATGGAGCATCGCATGCAGGGCATGGTGACAGACACCAAACTCAAGTGGGAGAAGGAGTGT GAGAGGAGAGTGAACGCCAAGCAGCTGGAGATGCAGAACAAGTTGTGGGTGAAGGATGAAAAGTTGAAGCAGCTCAAGGCCATCGTGACGGagagcagcagcggcggcggcgTGTTTCCCACTGAGCGTCCAGAGAAGCCTGAGAGACCTTCGAGGGAGCGAGACCGCAACTATGGCCAGAAGAGATCTGCCTCACCATCGCCACTTCCT GACTGCAGCCAAACTCCTACCCACCATAATCGAGCCAATGTTAGGGCAGTTAAGGATGCTTaccccacctccaccacctcctcctcctcctcttcctcctcagcctTTCCCTCAGTAGCCTCCTGCATCTCTAATTGGGAGCAAAGGCTCCCTGTAGACTCAAGCAGCCAAGCTAGGCACCCTGGGACTCCCCAGTACAGGAGCCGGACTCCCGCCTCAGGCCTCATCACCAGCAGCGTGGGCCGCAGGAGAGGCCAGCGTTGGGTCGCAGAGACTGAGGCCCCTGCTACAACTCTTGTCAATGGGCTAAACCTAGAGGCAGGCACAAGg ACGGCCCCTCCGGTTCATCCAACGCACAGGCGCTCACACTCTGCGGGTGGGGAGAAATGGGTAGACCACAAACCAGCTTCTAATTTGGATCTAGACACTGTCATGCAGCCAATCATACCCAATGCAATCAAGGTGTCGACCCCGAACGAGAAAGCTCTGTCTAAATGTCACAAGTATGTACTTAGACATCAAGAGCTTGCCTCAGACGGGGAGATCGAGACCAAATTGATCAAG gGCAATGTGTTTAAGACCAGAGGCGGAGGACAAGCTGTTCAGTTCACTGACATTGAGACACTAAAACAAGAGTGTGCAGCAGCATCAAG
- the paqr5b gene encoding membrane progestin receptor gamma-B isoform X1, producing the protein MLSLIKLPRVFTINQVPKVFHEDSIISGYRHPRSSATDCILSLFQLTNETLNIWTHFLPTWYFLWKLVTVVLMQTAWQDSFIWPLLVFLLTCCIYPLASSCAHTFSSMSVRARHICFFFDYGALSFYSIGSSIIYSAYVFPDKWVNSLFHRCYIPITVINSVICTSVACYSRLGLPYLQYNHDSVMRFPESQSPKFSKYLRVVAFAFPYLFDNIPLFYRVFLCVGEGCTDNDTNILHYYHIALAFLTGFLFATHLPERLAPGSFDYIGHSHQLFHVCGILGTHFQMKAAEQDMVTRRPWLLEHSIPITFINSLGVGLLCVVVNLIIILLYSLPLLSAPVCPEKKHDKDPKKASAKVCPCY; encoded by the exons ATGCTCAGCCTCATTAAATTACCACGAGTCTTCACCATCAATCAAGTGCCAAAA GTTTTCCACGAGGACAGCATCATCTCTGGCTACCGACACCCCCGCAGCTCAGCCACCGACTGCATCCTGAGCCTCTTCCAGCTGACCAATGAGACGCTCAACATCTGGACCCACTTCCTGCCCACCTG GTACTTCCTATGGAAATTAGTGACGGTGGTGCTGATGCAGACGGCATGGCAGGACTCCTTCATCTGGCCTCTGTTGGTCTTCCTGCTCACCTGCTGCATTTACCCGCTGGCGTCGAGCTGTGCTCACACCTTCAGCAGCATGTCAGTGCGGGCACGCCACATCTGCTTCTTCTTTGACTACGGCGCCCTCAGTTTCTACAGCATTG GGTCATCGATCATCTACTCAGCTTATGTTTTCCCGGACAAATGGGTGAACAGTCTCTTCCACAGGTGCTACATCCCCATCACTGTGATCAACAGCGTCATCTGCACCAGCGTCGCCTGCTACTCCAG GCTTGGCTTACCATATCTGCAATATAATCATGACAGCGTGATGAG atttcctGAGAGCCAGAGTCCAAAGTTCAGCAAATACCTCCGAGTTGTTGCCTTCGCCTTCCCCTACCTGTTTGACAACATTCCTCTGTTCTACAGG gtgtttctgtgtgtaggAGAGGGCTGCACAGACAATGATACCAACATCCTCCACTACTACCACATCGCCTTGGCTTTCCTCACAGGCTTTCTGTTCGCCACACATCTACCTGAGCGCCTGGCGCCTGGCAGCTTCGACTACATCG GTCACAGCCATCAACTCTTCCATGTGTGCGGCATCCTCGGCACCCACTTCCAGATGAAGGCCGCTGAGCAGGACATGGTGACACGGCGCCCCTGGCTCCTTGAACACTCCATCCCCATCACGTTTATCAACTCACTGGGTGTAGGGCTGCTTTGTGTGGTGGTGAATCTGATTATCATCCTCCTGTACAGTTtacctctgctctctgctccagTCTGCCCAGAGAAGAAACATGATAAAGATCCAAAGAAAGCCTCAGCCAAGGTCTGCCCCTGCTACTAA
- the paqr5b gene encoding membrane progestin receptor gamma-B isoform X2: MLSLIKLPRVFTINQVPKVFHEDSIISGYRHPRSSATDCILSLFQLTNETLNIWTHFLPTWYFLWKLVTVVLMQTAWQDSFIWPLLVFLLTCCIYPLASSCAHTFSSMSVRARHICFFFDYGALSFYSIGSSIIYSAYVFPDKWVNSLFHRCYIPITVINSVICTSVACYSRFPESQSPKFSKYLRVVAFAFPYLFDNIPLFYRVFLCVGEGCTDNDTNILHYYHIALAFLTGFLFATHLPERLAPGSFDYIGHSHQLFHVCGILGTHFQMKAAEQDMVTRRPWLLEHSIPITFINSLGVGLLCVVVNLIIILLYSLPLLSAPVCPEKKHDKDPKKASAKVCPCY, translated from the exons ATGCTCAGCCTCATTAAATTACCACGAGTCTTCACCATCAATCAAGTGCCAAAA GTTTTCCACGAGGACAGCATCATCTCTGGCTACCGACACCCCCGCAGCTCAGCCACCGACTGCATCCTGAGCCTCTTCCAGCTGACCAATGAGACGCTCAACATCTGGACCCACTTCCTGCCCACCTG GTACTTCCTATGGAAATTAGTGACGGTGGTGCTGATGCAGACGGCATGGCAGGACTCCTTCATCTGGCCTCTGTTGGTCTTCCTGCTCACCTGCTGCATTTACCCGCTGGCGTCGAGCTGTGCTCACACCTTCAGCAGCATGTCAGTGCGGGCACGCCACATCTGCTTCTTCTTTGACTACGGCGCCCTCAGTTTCTACAGCATTG GGTCATCGATCATCTACTCAGCTTATGTTTTCCCGGACAAATGGGTGAACAGTCTCTTCCACAGGTGCTACATCCCCATCACTGTGATCAACAGCGTCATCTGCACCAGCGTCGCCTGCTACTCCAG atttcctGAGAGCCAGAGTCCAAAGTTCAGCAAATACCTCCGAGTTGTTGCCTTCGCCTTCCCCTACCTGTTTGACAACATTCCTCTGTTCTACAGG gtgtttctgtgtgtaggAGAGGGCTGCACAGACAATGATACCAACATCCTCCACTACTACCACATCGCCTTGGCTTTCCTCACAGGCTTTCTGTTCGCCACACATCTACCTGAGCGCCTGGCGCCTGGCAGCTTCGACTACATCG GTCACAGCCATCAACTCTTCCATGTGTGCGGCATCCTCGGCACCCACTTCCAGATGAAGGCCGCTGAGCAGGACATGGTGACACGGCGCCCCTGGCTCCTTGAACACTCCATCCCCATCACGTTTATCAACTCACTGGGTGTAGGGCTGCTTTGTGTGGTGGTGAATCTGATTATCATCCTCCTGTACAGTTtacctctgctctctgctccagTCTGCCCAGAGAAGAAACATGATAAAGATCCAAAGAAAGCCTCAGCCAAGGTCTGCCCCTGCTACTAA